In the genome of Xanthomonas hortorum pv. pelargonii, the window GCTCGACCGCCGGATGCACGGTAAGAGCTGCGATCAGCAAGCCGGGGATGGTGGTGAAGAACGCCTCGTTGCGTGGCATGCGCGAGTCGTCACGATCCGGCATGTAGCGCAACAGACGTCCACCGCCACCCAGATTGGATTCGCTGTGAACGACGGGCCGACGTGCCAGACACGCCTCCATCAAGCTCATGACATCGCCGTCTGCGGCAGCCGCGCCCTCGAGATGCATGCGAGCCCGCCGTCCACCATGCGATGAAACGTTCTGCACGTGGAGCGCAGCATTGGCGGTCTTACTGGATGCCCTGCGCCCCGCCCGCGCAGGCAAGGCGCCCAGGATGTCGGCCGCAGTCTCGGGTGCAGGCCTACTCTGCGGTGAAGCCGTCGCTGGTTCTGCAGGCTCCAGCGTTGGCGTTTGTCGCGACTGACTCGAACGTGTGATCGAATCCGGTGAGGTCATTTGAATAGCCCAAAGATCTGGATACTAGGCATCGGCATCTACTGACGACGATCTCGCATTCTCTGCAACGCCCACGCGCGCCTATGCGGCAGGCGTGCGAATCCACGACGCCAGAAAATGCATGCGTCCGATCGCTAGCTGGAAATGCATTCGAACCGCTGCGATACCGAAGGTGCACAAGGCATCCGACCACTGAGGCGAAGCAGTGCTTACGTCCCCAGCTGCGCAAGCCGAGCGCACAGTCACGCAGCGCGGTCCATCTAGACCATCGCGCGCGGTGTTTGCACGCGCACTGCTGGCCGAAACATAAGCATCGTGATCAATACAGACCGACGCCGGCACCGTTGCATTTTCCACAATCAAGCACATACCCGTCTCCCTCCCAGAAGAGTTGGCACATCGCGCGGGCACATAGTGTCCTAAGCACCCTAGACACCCAGCTTGGGTTAGTCCCGATTACTTTAGTTCGATTATGTCGGTGCGGAAATGCACATGCGAAACTCTGCGCGAGCTGGCGAACCTTCTTGACACTTAGACAGCGCGTTGTCGTCCAACTGCGACATCTATCATTAAACAGATCAGCGCCCCGAGAAAGGGAGCAGTCCGGCTGCCGCGATGCCGTGCAACCACATCAGGTGTACCCGCCACCACAACATTGCCGCCCGCACCACCCGCGCCCGGCCCCATGTCCAGCACCCAGTCGCTGCTGGCGGCCACGCGCATATCGTGTTCGACCACGATCACCGTATTGCCCGCCACCACCAGGCCTTGCAGCTGGCGCATCAAGGTGTCCACGTCGGCCGGATGCAAGCCGGTGGTCGGCTCGTCCAGCACATAGACGGTGTCGCGCCGCTGCGCGCGTTGCAGTTCGGTGGCCAGCTTGATGCGCTGCGCCTCGCCACCGGAGAGTTCGGTGGCCGGCTGGCCGAGACGCAGATAGCCCAGTCCTACTTCGCGCAACACCTGCAACGGACGCAGCACGCTGGCGTCTTCGGCAAAGAATGTGGCGGCTTGGTCCACCGTCATTTCCAACACCTGCGCGATGCTGTGACCACGCAGTTCGATCTCCAGGGTCTTGGCGTTGTAGCGCGTGCCATGACAGGTGGGGCACGGTGCGTAGACGCTGGGCATGAACAGCAATTCCACGTGCACCGAGCCTTCGCCTTCGCAGGTGGCGCAGCGGCCCTTGGCGACATTGAACGAAAACTGCCCCGGGTCGTAACGGCGGCGACGCGCGGCTGGCGTGGCGGCGAATAGCTTGCGTACCGGATCGAATAAGCCGGTGTAAGTGGCCAGATTCGAACGCGGTGTGCGGCCGATCGGTTTTTGGTCTACGCGCACCAGACGACGCACCTGTTCGAGTCCACCGACGATTGCGCCACCCAGCGGCACCTGCGTGCCACGCTCCAGCGGATCCAGCGCCTCGTCTTCCTCTGCCTGCGTTTGCCCAAGATGGGCGGCCAGCAATTCCACCAGCGCCTGGCTCACCAACGACGACTTGCCCGAGCCGGACACGCCGGTGACGGTGGTGAACACGCCCAGCGGCAAGTCCACATCCAGTGCGCGCACATTGTTGCGGGTGATGCCGCGCAACTGCAGCCACCCGGTGGCTGCGCGCGCATGGCTGTGCACCTGCGGCGGCGTGCCGAACAGATAGCGCCGCGTGGACGAGGCGTCCACCTGTTCCAGTCCCGCAGGCGGGCCGCTGTAGAGCACCTGCCCGCCATGCACGCCGGCAGCCGGGCCCACGTCCACGATCCAGTCGGCATGGCGGATCACATCCACCTCGTGTTCGACCACGAAAACCGAATTACCCGCAGCCTTGAGCTGATCCAGCGCACCCAGCAATGCCTGCGCATCGGCCGGATGCAGGCCTGCCGAGGGCTCGTCCATCACATACACCACGCCGAACAATTGCGAGCGGATCTGCGTGGCCAGCCGCAGCCGTTGCAGCTCGCCTGGCGACAGCGTGGGCGTGCTGCGCTCCAGGCTGAGATAGCCCAGGCCCAGTGCCTGCACCACGGCGATCCGCGCGCGTAGATCGGCAGCGATGCGTTGCGCGGCGATCGCTTGCTCGGGATGTGTGTCGGCCTGCGTGCGCGCGTTATTCCGCTTGCGCTTGCCAGCATCGCCCTCGGCAGCCGGGCGCAACAACTCGGCCACTTCATCCAGTGGCCTGCGCGACAGCTCGCCGATATCCAGCCCAGCAAAGGTCACCGACAACGCCTCGCGCCGTAGCCGCTTGCCATCGCACTGCGGGCACTGCGTGCTGATCAGATACTGCGCCACGCGCTTTTTCATCTGCGCGCTTTGGGTGGTGGCGAAGGTGTGCAGCACATAGCGCCGCGCACTGGTGAAGGTGCCCATGTAACTGGGTTCTTCCTTGCGGCGCAGCGCGCGCTTGACCTCGTCCAGGCTGTAGCCGGCATACACCGGCACCACCGGTTGCTCGTCGGTGTAGAGAATCCAGTCGCGGGTTTTCTTCGGCAGCGTGTGCCACGGCACGTCGACGTCGTGGCCCAGCGTGGTGAGGATATCGCGCTGGTTCTGTCCATGCCAGGCACCGGGCCAGGCGGCCACTGCGCGATCGCGGATGCTCAGTGTGCGATCCAGCACCATGGTCGCTTCGGTGGCGTCGTAGATGCGCCCCAGGCCATGACAGGTGGGGCATGCACCGGCGGGGGTATTGGGCGAAAATCCGTCCGCATAGATGATCTCCTGCCCCGGCGGATACGTGCCTGCACGCGAATACAGCATGCGCAAGGAATTGGAGATGGTGGTGACGCTGCCCACCGACGAGCGCGCACTCGGTGCGCCGCGCGCCTGCTGCAAGGCCACTGCCGGCGGCAGGCCTTCGATGGAATCCACTTCCGGCACGCCAACCTGGTCGATCAGGCGCCGCGCATACGGCGAAATGGAATCCAGATAGCGACGTTGCGCCTCGGCAAAAATGGTGCCGAACGCCAGCGACGACTTGCCCGAGCCGGACACTCCGGTGAACACCACCAGCGCATCGCGCGGGATGTCCACGTCCACGTTCTTGAGGTTGTGCTCGCGCGCACCGCGCACACGCACCAGGCCAGAGGACGACGAGATTGCGTTGGACATGACCACCAGACCGACGTTCGACAACGCACTAGCCTAGCGCGGCGCGCATGCAGCCGATGTCGTCGTCGCATCGTTTAGGTGCAGTCGATTGCTTTAGGTCAACAGTCAACAGCCTGGTCGGTCGAGGGCGCGGTGCCCTCGCCGCTCGCGGGACACGCCGCAAGTACGTCCTTGTAAGCTCGGTGGCGGCATCCATGCCGCCACACGGTCCCGCAATCGGCGAGGACACCGCACCAGAAAGTGAGCCGGCTACTTTGTTGAAAGCCTGCCTGTTGATCTCGTTGTGTTGCGCAGCTGATCGGACGCGCAGTTATCTAGACAGCGCATGTCATGCCTTGCTTGCAACCATGCATACCGACCATCTCCACTGGTCCTTGCCCGCCCACCGTCGCGGGACCTTACGCGGCATGGATGCCGCGTAAGAGCCTACACGGACGTACTTGCGGCGTGTCCCGCGATGGTGGGCGGGCAAGGGCCCTGCAGCAAACTCGCAGATCAGCCGCGAACCAACGTGCCGATGACACTACAAGGACTTACTTGCGGCGTGTCCCGCGATGGTGGGCGGGCAAGGGCCCTGCAACAAACCCGCAGATCAGCCGCGAACCAACGTGCCGATGACGCTACAAGGACGTACTTGCGGCGTGTCCCGCGACGGTGGGCGGGCAAGGGCCCTGCAACAAACCCGCAAATCAGCCGCTCCACAACGCGATCACCCCAACGCATGCGCCGGCACCGGCTGCTCGCCGGTATCGGCCAATGCCTGCATGCGCGCCACCACGCCACTGAACAACCGCGCAGTGGCGGCATCGCGCGTGCGAAAGATGGCTTCCAGCTCGCCGTAGTACCACAGCGTGCCCTCGCGCCCGGCGGTGAACACGTTGAAGATGTCCTGGCCCACGGCGGGGTTTTCCAGGTCCTGCACGATGGTGCGCGCGTTATAGAGCTTGTCGCAGCCCGATACCAATAGCGCGCGCTCCGGCGTCTTGCGCAAGTGGTCCAGGTAGGCCAACTTGCGCTCGCGCCAATCGCGTTTGCGTGCGCGCTCGGTGTTGTCCACTTCGGCCTTGTCTTCGGCAGTGGCGTCGGTACACGCCATCACGATGTCGGCCACGGTATCGCCGAACTGCGCGCGGATCGAGGCCTCATGGCCGCCGCCGCAGTCTTCCACCACATCGTGCAACAGCCCGGCAATGGCCTGCTCCTCATCGCCGCCGCATTCCAGCACCAGCGTGGACACGCCCAGCAAATGGCTCAGATACGGAATTTGCGTGCCCTTGCGCAGCTGCCCGGCATGGGCGATGCGCGCGTAATCCACAGCCAGGGCGTAACGTTCGGTGAGAGCGGTCATGGGGCGTCCGATGCGAGCGATGGCGCATTATCGCCGAGCTCGCCCAGACGCAGGGTGAGGACGCCGCGATGATGCGTGCAGGCTCAATGACACGCTGTTGCGGTCGATAAGGCTAGAGTTTCCCCACGCCGCACGATTGCTCAGCCATGCCGACCCTTCCCGTTTGCAACGCCTGCCGCGATGGCCAGGACTTCCCCACCGCCATCACCATGGCGTTCCAGCCCATCGTCGATGTGTCCACCCGCACGGTCTATGCCGGCGAAGCGCTGGTGCGTGGCATCAACGGCGAATCGGCCGGCAGCATCCTGGCCGCAGTGGATGAGCGCAACCGCTACGCCTTCGATCAGGCCTGCCGCATCAAGGCGATCGAATGCGCCGCGCAGACCGCGCTGCCGGCCTTGTTGTCGATCAACTTCATGCCCAATGCGGTCTACAACCCCGAGCACTGCCTGCGCGCCACGCTCTCGGCCACCGAGCAATACGGCTGGCCGCTGGACGCCATCATCTTCGAGGTCAGCGAACAGGAACACCTGGCCGAGCCGGCGCATCTGCTCGACATCATGCGCACCTATCAAGCGCGCGGCCTGAAGACCGCCATCGACGACTTCGGCGCCGGCTATTCCGGCCTCGGCCTGCTCGCAGACTTCCAACCGGATCTGCTCAAGCTGGACATCGCGTTGGTGCGCGGCATCGACGCCGACCGCAGCCGCCAGACCATCGTCCGCCACACCACCCGCATGTGCGAAGAACTCGGCATCGCGGTGATTGCCGAAGGCATCGAACACCCCGACGAATACCGCGCCCTGCGCGATATGGGCATCCACCTGCAACAAGGCTATCTGTTCGCCCGCCCGCAGATTGGTGTGTTGCCGCAGGTGCATTGGCCGGAGTGATTCGCATGTGTGCGAGTGAAGCAAGCGAACCAGCACGCACCCCATCAGCGGGTGCCACTAGCAATCAGCAACGCACAACGTCCCAACAGGAAAGAAATTAAACGCACGGAATCCGCCGTTGCGATTCCCGATTCCCGATTCCCCAATCCCGATTCCCGGCGGCGCCCCAGCCCTCATCAACGCCCCCGATCAATACCCCGCGCCGCCATCACACATACCGCGGAATCGGCCCCAGCTGCGGCGTCTGATCCGGCAACGCCACTTCCACCTCGTCCACATAGCACCAGCCCCACCCTTCGGGCGGGTCGTAGCCTTCGATGATGGGGTGGTGTGTGGCGCGGTAATGCGCAGTGGCGTGTTTGTGCGGCGAATCATCGCAGCAGCCCACATGGCCGCAACTGCGGCACAGGCGCAGATGCACCCAGGGGCTGTCGATTGCCAGGCAGTCTTCGCAGCCACGCGCGCTCGGCGTGACGCCGGCAATCTGCCCGGTATGCGTGCATGGATCACTCATGATGTGGCGGACTCCTGGGTGGCAGTGGCAAGTTCGGACTCGGGCACCGGGTTGGCCTGGTGCGCAAGGTACTGGTGAATCT includes:
- a CDS encoding EAL domain-containing protein, whose amino-acid sequence is MPTLPVCNACRDGQDFPTAITMAFQPIVDVSTRTVYAGEALVRGINGESAGSILAAVDERNRYAFDQACRIKAIECAAQTALPALLSINFMPNAVYNPEHCLRATLSATEQYGWPLDAIIFEVSEQEHLAEPAHLLDIMRTYQARGLKTAIDDFGAGYSGLGLLADFQPDLLKLDIALVRGIDADRSRQTIVRHTTRMCEELGIAVIAEGIEHPDEYRALRDMGIHLQQGYLFARPQIGVLPQVHWPE
- a CDS encoding excinuclease ABC subunit UvrA, whose protein sequence is MSNAISSSSGLVRVRGAREHNLKNVDVDIPRDALVVFTGVSGSGKSSLAFGTIFAEAQRRYLDSISPYARRLIDQVGVPEVDSIEGLPPAVALQQARGAPSARSSVGSVTTISNSLRMLYSRAGTYPPGQEIIYADGFSPNTPAGACPTCHGLGRIYDATEATMVLDRTLSIRDRAVAAWPGAWHGQNQRDILTTLGHDVDVPWHTLPKKTRDWILYTDEQPVVPVYAGYSLDEVKRALRRKEEPSYMGTFTSARRYVLHTFATTQSAQMKKRVAQYLISTQCPQCDGKRLRREALSVTFAGLDIGELSRRPLDEVAELLRPAAEGDAGKRKRNNARTQADTHPEQAIAAQRIAADLRARIAVVQALGLGYLSLERSTPTLSPGELQRLRLATQIRSQLFGVVYVMDEPSAGLHPADAQALLGALDQLKAAGNSVFVVEHEVDVIRHADWIVDVGPAAGVHGGQVLYSGPPAGLEQVDASSTRRYLFGTPPQVHSHARAATGWLQLRGITRNNVRALDVDLPLGVFTTVTGVSGSGKSSLVSQALVELLAAHLGQTQAEEDEALDPLERGTQVPLGGAIVGGLEQVRRLVRVDQKPIGRTPRSNLATYTGLFDPVRKLFAATPAARRRRYDPGQFSFNVAKGRCATCEGEGSVHVELLFMPSVYAPCPTCHGTRYNAKTLEIELRGHSIAQVLEMTVDQAATFFAEDASVLRPLQVLREVGLGYLRLGQPATELSGGEAQRIKLATELQRAQRRDTVYVLDEPTTGLHPADVDTLMRQLQGLVVAGNTVIVVEHDMRVAASSDWVLDMGPGAGGAGGNVVVAGTPDVVARHRGSRTAPFLGALICLMIDVAVGRQRAV
- a CDS encoding HD domain-containing protein, with product MTALTERYALAVDYARIAHAGQLRKGTQIPYLSHLLGVSTLVLECGGDEEQAIAGLLHDVVEDCGGGHEASIRAQFGDTVADIVMACTDATAEDKAEVDNTERARKRDWRERKLAYLDHLRKTPERALLVSGCDKLYNARTIVQDLENPAVGQDIFNVFTAGREGTLWYYGELEAIFRTRDAATARLFSGVVARMQALADTGEQPVPAHALG
- a CDS encoding UBP-type zinc finger domain-containing protein; this encodes MSDPCTHTGQIAGVTPSARGCEDCLAIDSPWVHLRLCRSCGHVGCCDDSPHKHATAHYRATHHPIIEGYDPPEGWGWCYVDEVEVALPDQTPQLGPIPRYV